A portion of the Algimonas porphyrae genome contains these proteins:
- a CDS encoding deoxyguanosinetriphosphate triphosphohydrolase, with amino-acid sequence MTVTVFKPTRQSRAPYASDPYNARGRAIAQPSGSERSPFQRDKDRIIHSSAFRRLKGKTQVFVAHEGDYYRTRLTHSIEVSQIARSIARVLGLDEDLAECLALAHDLGHPPFGHSGEDALSAAMAPYGGFDHNAQTLRIVTHLEGRYAEFDGLNLTWETLEGIAKHNGPLVRREADLKTLPWALRAIPDFEALELHTFAGPEAQVAAIADDIAYINHDIDDGLRAGLFTIEDIMNVPFVGDAFVDVRRRYPDISRDKTIHEAVRDMIGIMVADVLAETRRRLEKYDPKSPDDIRNLPEAICDFSADFREKERPLREFLMTRMYRHYLVNRMMGQASRVVGELFELFIADPSILPTDQQAQAGGAHEIATARVVSDYIASMTDNFAIEEHRKLFTVSGYLSR; translated from the coding sequence TTGACTGTGACAGTCTTCAAACCCACCCGCCAGTCACGCGCCCCTTATGCGTCCGATCCCTATAATGCGCGGGGCCGTGCGATCGCGCAGCCATCCGGGTCGGAACGCAGCCCGTTTCAACGCGATAAGGACCGGATCATCCATTCGTCCGCTTTTCGCCGCCTGAAAGGCAAGACTCAGGTCTTTGTCGCGCATGAAGGGGATTATTACCGCACCCGGTTGACCCATTCCATCGAAGTCAGTCAGATCGCGCGGTCTATTGCACGCGTCCTGGGCTTGGATGAGGATCTCGCCGAGTGTCTTGCGCTGGCTCATGATCTCGGCCATCCGCCCTTCGGCCATTCCGGAGAGGACGCACTATCCGCGGCCATGGCGCCTTATGGCGGGTTCGATCACAATGCGCAGACCTTGCGCATCGTCACCCATCTGGAAGGACGCTACGCCGAATTTGACGGGCTGAACCTGACCTGGGAAACGCTGGAAGGGATCGCCAAGCATAATGGGCCACTGGTGCGACGGGAGGCCGATCTGAAAACGCTGCCTTGGGCCTTGCGCGCCATTCCGGACTTCGAAGCGCTCGAACTGCACACATTTGCGGGTCCGGAAGCGCAGGTGGCCGCGATTGCGGACGATATCGCCTATATCAATCATGATATTGATGATGGTTTGCGTGCCGGTCTGTTCACGATCGAAGATATCATGAATGTGCCATTCGTCGGAGATGCCTTCGTCGATGTCCGCCGCCGCTATCCGGATATTTCACGCGACAAGACGATCCACGAAGCGGTGCGGGACATGATCGGGATCATGGTGGCCGATGTACTGGCAGAAACGCGCCGTCGGCTAGAGAAATATGATCCGAAAAGTCCGGACGATATTCGCAACCTGCCCGAAGCCATCTGTGATTTCAGCGCGGACTTCCGGGAAAAAGAGCGGCCCTTACGCGAATTTCTGATGACGCGCATGTACCGACACTATCTGGTCAATCGCATGATGGGGCAGGCTTCGCGCGTGGTGGGCGAACTGTTCGAGCTGTTCATCGCTGATCCGTCCATTCTGCCAACAGATCAGCAGGCGCAGGCCGGAGGCGCACACGAGATTGCGACCGCTCGTGTCGTCTCGGACTATATCGCGTCCATGACCGACAATTTTGCCATTGAGGAACATCGCAAACTGTTCACAGTCTCCGGCTATCTCTCACGATAG
- the erpA gene encoding iron-sulfur cluster insertion protein ErpA, whose amino-acid sequence MTATETAPITMSASAARQINAIMAKQGADAPAGRMLRVAVDGGGCSGFSYRFEFADTRNDDDLLIERDGAKIVIDEMSLEFLAGSEIDYSREIIGAAFKINNPNATANCGCGTSFSI is encoded by the coding sequence ATGACCGCCACCGAAACCGCACCAATCACCATGAGCGCTTCTGCCGCCAGGCAGATCAACGCCATTATGGCGAAACAGGGCGCTGACGCGCCAGCGGGCCGCATGTTGCGCGTGGCTGTGGATGGCGGCGGCTGTTCCGGTTTCTCCTACCGGTTCGAATTTGCCGATACGCGCAATGATGACGACCTGCTGATCGAACGCGACGGGGCGAAAATCGTTATCGACGAAATGAGCCTGGAATTCCTCGCAGGCTCCGAAATCGACTATTCGCGGGAAATCATCGGCGCGGCTTTCAAGATCAACAATCCAAATGCGACGGCGAATTGCGGCTGCGGCACGAGTTTTTCGATCTAG
- a CDS encoding M28 family metallopeptidase: MRSLLLASAVALIAMPASAQPAPPGEVTALYDIATAASPDRIRADIQTLVDFGTRHTLSETQSDTRGIGAARRWIYDEFEQISADCGGCLEVIYVSDTISGERRIPDPTDVVSVLAIQRGTTDPNRFVMMSGDIDSRVTDPLNGTSDSPGANDNASGMAGAIEAARILSKYQFAGSIIYAGLSGEEQGLFGGEIVAAHALAQGWEIKGVLNNDMISNISGIDGVIDNTTARVFSEGTRFVETEQEARSRRFTGGEVDSPSRNLARYVKAQADQYMTNLNVMMVYRLDRFGRGGHHRPFNQVGIPGVRIMETHEHYDRQHQDLRTEDGVVYGDTMDGVDEDYAAKLTGLNMITLAGMAGAPPFPANVAIEGAVQPSAKMTWETPENAGNLAGYRVHWRLTTDPEWTRSRYIGNVNEWTFDNLVIDNYFFGVSAVAKDGSETPVVFPGPAGRF; this comes from the coding sequence ATGCGCTCTCTTCTTCTTGCCAGCGCGGTTGCGCTGATTGCCATGCCTGCATCGGCGCAACCTGCACCACCCGGAGAAGTGACCGCGCTCTATGATATTGCGACGGCGGCCAGCCCGGACCGTATTCGCGCCGACATTCAGACTCTGGTTGACTTCGGCACGCGCCACACGCTCTCAGAGACACAGAGCGACACACGCGGCATCGGCGCTGCACGGCGCTGGATCTACGACGAGTTCGAACAGATCAGCGCAGACTGCGGTGGCTGTCTCGAAGTGATCTACGTGTCGGACACAATCAGTGGCGAACGGCGCATTCCCGATCCAACGGATGTGGTGTCGGTCTTGGCCATTCAGCGTGGCACGACGGATCCGAACCGGTTCGTCATGATGAGCGGCGACATTGATAGTCGGGTGACAGACCCGCTTAACGGCACATCCGACTCACCCGGTGCGAATGACAATGCCTCGGGCATGGCCGGCGCGATCGAAGCCGCGCGCATCCTGTCCAAATATCAGTTTGCCGGGTCCATCATCTATGCGGGCCTTTCGGGGGAAGAGCAGGGCCTGTTTGGCGGTGAAATCGTCGCTGCCCATGCGCTGGCGCAGGGCTGGGAGATCAAAGGCGTCCTGAACAACGATATGATCTCAAACATTAGCGGAATTGACGGCGTGATCGACAATACGACCGCGCGAGTCTTCTCCGAGGGCACACGCTTCGTCGAAACCGAGCAGGAAGCCCGCAGCCGCCGCTTTACCGGCGGCGAAGTCGACAGCCCGTCGCGCAATCTGGCGCGCTACGTCAAGGCGCAGGCCGATCAGTACATGACCAATCTGAACGTGATGATGGTCTACCGTCTGGATCGCTTCGGGCGCGGCGGTCATCATCGGCCCTTCAATCAGGTCGGAATCCCGGGCGTCCGCATCATGGAAACGCACGAACATTATGATCGCCAGCATCAGGATTTGCGTACGGAAGACGGCGTTGTCTATGGCGACACAATGGACGGCGTTGACGAGGATTATGCCGCCAAGCTGACGGGCCTGAACATGATCACGCTCGCGGGAATGGCTGGCGCGCCGCCGTTTCCGGCCAATGTCGCAATCGAAGGCGCGGTGCAGCCATCCGCCAAAATGACGTGGGAAACGCCTGAAAATGCAGGCAATCTGGCTGGCTATCGCGTCCACTGGCGGCTGACGACGGACCCTGAATGGACCCGCTCGCGCTATATCGGCAACGTCAATGAGTGGACGTTCGATAATCTGGTGATCGACAACTATTTCTTCGGCGTCAGCGCAGTCGCCAAGGACGGCAGTGAGACACCGGTCGTCTTCCCGGGGCCTGCAGGGCGCTTCTAG
- a CDS encoding fatty acid desaturase family protein, translated as MTDHDAQFARMGASASYLRRETVQALSRRSDLWGLWLTLHVWGVIIAAWVMAAVWTHPLTLLLAILLVGSRQHGMAILMHDAAHGVLFKTRVLNEFVGKWLLAAPYGGDLIAYRHYHLKHHRYTQSDDDPDLPLSAKFPVTRASLRRKFIRDLTGQTFFRLRMAGLKAAPEPGMEAFQKTSPVPTLVTNAVLFAGLAATGHWWIYPVLWLLPLATWFMAVLRNRNIAEHALTTTDGNVLTQARTTKAGWLARVFLAPYWVNYHVEHHAYMYVPCWQLPHLHSAMAAQHGEMEIQPSYRQVLKLAATG; from the coding sequence TTGACTGATCATGACGCGCAATTTGCCCGCATGGGAGCGTCTGCCTCATATCTGCGTCGCGAGACCGTTCAAGCGCTGTCCCGGCGGTCCGATCTATGGGGCCTCTGGCTGACATTGCATGTCTGGGGTGTGATCATCGCGGCCTGGGTCATGGCCGCGGTCTGGACCCACCCGCTGACCCTGCTGCTCGCGATCCTGCTGGTCGGATCCCGGCAGCACGGCATGGCGATCCTGATGCACGATGCCGCGCACGGGGTTCTATTCAAGACCCGCGTCCTCAACGAATTTGTCGGCAAGTGGCTGCTGGCGGCGCCTTATGGGGGCGATCTGATTGCCTATCGGCATTATCATCTGAAACATCATCGCTACACTCAGTCCGACGATGATCCGGATTTGCCGCTCTCGGCCAAGTTTCCCGTGACGCGGGCGAGCCTGCGCCGGAAGTTCATCCGCGATCTGACCGGGCAGACGTTCTTTCGGCTGCGCATGGCGGGACTGAAAGCGGCACCGGAGCCGGGGATGGAGGCCTTCCAGAAAACCTCGCCGGTGCCGACGCTGGTGACCAACGCCGTCCTGTTTGCGGGACTCGCCGCAACGGGTCACTGGTGGATCTATCCGGTTCTCTGGCTGCTACCGCTGGCGACCTGGTTCATGGCTGTGCTGCGTAACCGCAATATCGCCGAACATGCGCTGACCACGACGGACGGCAATGTTCTGACACAGGCGCGGACGACGAAAGCGGGTTGGCTGGCGCGTGTTTTTCTCGCGCCCTACTGGGTCAACTATCATGTCGAGCATCACGCCTATATGTATGTGCCGTGCTGGCAGTTGCCGCATTTGCACAGCGCCATGGCGGCGCAGCATGGTGAGATGGAAATCCAGCCATCCTATCGACAGGTTCTGAAACTCGCCGCAACAGGGTGA
- a CDS encoding carbonic anhydrase has translation MPDKLIKGYREFRLSDFEEQKNLYETLGRSGQSPRVMLISCSDSRVDPTDIFHAYPGEMFVLRNVANIVPRGDVETPTPSTAAALEYAVNILGVKVILVMGHESCGGIEGCLNGIEDGYVGAWIRHLSPARDRILARGLTGKDAQTELELEAVRMSLQNLMSFDFIAQKVRDGELVLQGAYFSIISAKLLMMERTGAFAEVSPTE, from the coding sequence ATGCCGGATAAGTTAATCAAAGGGTATCGCGAGTTTCGCCTCTCCGATTTCGAAGAGCAGAAGAATCTCTACGAAACGCTCGGCAGGAGCGGACAGTCGCCGCGCGTCATGCTGATCTCATGCTCCGACAGCCGGGTCGATCCGACCGACATCTTTCACGCCTACCCTGGCGAGATGTTCGTGCTGCGCAATGTCGCGAATATCGTGCCTCGCGGCGATGTCGAAACACCGACCCCGAGTACGGCAGCTGCGCTGGAATATGCGGTCAACATTCTCGGGGTGAAGGTCATCCTTGTCATGGGTCATGAGAGCTGCGGCGGGATCGAGGGGTGCCTGAACGGGATCGAAGACGGCTATGTCGGCGCATGGATCCGGCATTTGTCCCCCGCACGCGACCGGATACTGGCGCGGGGCTTGACGGGCAAGGATGCACAGACCGAACTGGAGCTGGAAGCCGTGCGGATGAGCCTGCAGAACCTGATGAGTTTCGACTTCATCGCGCAAAAGGTGCGCGACGGAGAACTCGTCCTCCAAGGGGCCTATTTCTCGATCATATCGGCCAAGCTGCTGATGATGGAACGCACCGGGGCCTTCGCCGAAGTCAGCCCGACCGAATAG
- the ligA gene encoding NAD-dependent DNA ligase LigA has protein sequence MKEKQAAYDDLVARIKAADAAYYQDDAPELTDAQYDALRMELRALEDLHPELIHPDSPTQTVGSTPAGRFGKISHVVPMLSLDNAFTDDDVHDWASRARRFLGLPETEIMAFTAEPKIDGLSAAIRYEKGQLVQGATRGDGRVGENVTRNLRTLDDIPKKLEGKGWPDVLEVRGEVYIEHDAFAAMNVRQEKAGDKLYMNPRNAAAGSLRQIDHRVTAERPLRMFAYAWGEVSEPIAATQYDAVRRLQDWGFQVNDLTRKHRQPGDLIQHYGSIEAQRADLGYDIDGVVYKVDRLDWQERLGFAGRAPRWAIAHKFPAEKAITTLLGIDINVGRTGALAPLARLQPVNVGGVLVSNATLHNEDEIARLGVKPADVVRIQRAGDVIPQILEVVEDGGGEPFIYPKVCPSCGSDAIRAVDEKGKRDVVRRCVNTLSCPAQAKEYLKYFVSRPAMDIDGLGERQIEDFYERGDVREPADIFTLRDRNDTLKLEAREGFGEKSTQALFRAIEERRTVALPRFLRSLGIRHVGQGNANLLARHFGDWHSLYQSAKAGIDEMLTIDGIGQAAATALYDFLHGDQSRDALDRLLEQVSVEDVEAVDTGSPVARKTVVFTGKLERFTRDEAKVRAQALGAKVAGSVSGKTDYLVAGPGAGSKLKKAEALDVAVLTEDEWLELIGL, from the coding sequence ATGAAGGAAAAGCAGGCCGCCTATGACGATCTGGTCGCCAGGATAAAGGCAGCGGATGCGGCTTATTATCAGGATGATGCCCCGGAGCTGACGGATGCACAGTATGACGCGCTCCGCATGGAACTTCGTGCCTTGGAGGACCTCCATCCCGAACTGATCCATCCGGACAGCCCGACGCAGACGGTTGGATCGACCCCAGCCGGGCGCTTCGGAAAGATCAGTCACGTCGTGCCAATGCTGAGCCTCGACAATGCGTTTACCGATGACGATGTCCATGACTGGGCGAGCCGGGCCCGCCGCTTTCTCGGCCTGCCCGAAACAGAGATCATGGCGTTCACGGCGGAGCCCAAGATCGACGGTCTGTCCGCCGCTATCCGCTATGAAAAAGGGCAACTCGTGCAGGGGGCCACGCGCGGCGACGGCAGGGTCGGCGAGAACGTGACCCGGAACCTCCGCACACTGGACGACATTCCGAAAAAGCTTGAAGGTAAAGGCTGGCCGGACGTTCTGGAGGTGCGCGGCGAAGTCTATATCGAGCATGACGCATTTGCGGCCATGAATGTCCGACAGGAAAAGGCCGGCGACAAACTCTATATGAACCCGCGCAATGCGGCTGCAGGCAGTCTGCGCCAGATCGATCACCGCGTCACGGCAGAGCGCCCGTTGCGCATGTTTGCCTATGCCTGGGGTGAGGTCAGCGAGCCGATCGCCGCGACGCAGTATGATGCGGTTCGGCGACTTCAGGACTGGGGTTTTCAGGTCAACGATCTGACCCGGAAACATCGTCAGCCGGGCGATCTGATACAGCATTACGGATCGATCGAAGCGCAACGCGCGGATCTCGGCTACGATATTGACGGGGTCGTATACAAGGTTGACCGTCTGGATTGGCAGGAACGGCTTGGCTTTGCGGGCCGGGCGCCACGTTGGGCGATCGCGCATAAATTCCCAGCCGAAAAAGCGATCACGACCTTGCTCGGTATCGATATTAACGTTGGCCGCACCGGCGCGCTGGCACCCTTGGCGCGTCTTCAGCCCGTCAATGTCGGTGGCGTGCTTGTCTCCAATGCGACGCTACACAACGAAGACGAGATTGCGCGTCTGGGTGTTAAGCCAGCGGACGTCGTGCGCATTCAGCGGGCCGGCGATGTGATCCCGCAAATCCTTGAAGTCGTCGAGGACGGCGGCGGAGAGCCATTCATCTATCCCAAGGTATGCCCGTCCTGCGGATCGGACGCCATCCGGGCTGTTGATGAGAAAGGGAAGCGCGATGTTGTTCGACGCTGCGTCAATACGCTATCCTGTCCTGCACAAGCCAAGGAATATCTGAAATATTTCGTCTCCCGACCAGCCATGGACATTGACGGACTGGGTGAGCGACAGATCGAGGATTTCTATGAGCGCGGCGATGTGCGCGAGCCTGCGGATATCTTCACGCTGCGGGACCGCAATGACACTTTGAAACTCGAAGCTCGTGAAGGCTTCGGTGAAAAAAGCACGCAGGCCCTGTTCCGGGCGATTGAAGAGCGCCGCACTGTCGCTCTGCCGCGCTTTCTGCGTTCACTCGGGATTCGTCATGTCGGGCAGGGGAATGCGAACCTTCTGGCGCGGCATTTCGGCGATTGGCACTCTCTGTATCAGAGTGCCAAAGCTGGAATTGACGAGATGCTGACGATTGACGGTATCGGTCAGGCGGCAGCCACGGCGCTGTACGATTTCCTGCATGGGGACCAGTCGCGTGACGCGCTTGATCGCCTGCTGGAACAGGTTTCAGTGGAGGATGTCGAAGCCGTCGACACGGGATCGCCTGTCGCCCGGAAGACCGTCGTGTTTACTGGCAAACTGGAACGTTTCACACGCGATGAAGCCAAGGTAAGAGCGCAGGCACTGGGCGCGAAAGTGGCCGGATCCGTCTCTGGCAAGACCGATTATCTGGTCGCAGGTCCCGGTGCGGGCAGCAAGTTGAAAAAAGCCGAAGCGCTCGACGTTGCCGTCCTGACGGAGGATGAGTGGCTGGAACTGATCGGACTGTAG
- the recN gene encoding DNA repair protein RecN, with amino-acid sequence MLNGLSVRNVVLIESLDLTFEAGLTALTGETGAGKSILLDALGMAAGARSDRGLVRAGTDKASTTASFTLSADHPVWGLLSDNDIDGDAAEDLRLKRVVSADGRSRAYVNDQLVGVKVLSRIGLLLLEVHGQHDGRGLLDPQTHMGLLDMFGGYDDVLLTVWSAFQDRRDTQTKLDTLLARQAKAGDDRDFLVAAMAELDRLDPRADEEDALVEQRRFLQGAEGALTELTAAQDTLGEGGEFEQRLTRALSGIERVRAKFGDGEGRAATTLQAAADGLERALLETNEARAAVGHAAETFDVEPGKLEQVEERLFALRAASRKYGVPIGQLIGKRAAFAQELSDIETVDADIQAVKAARDAAKQRYDQAAGTLTAARQKAAHLLDKAVATELPPLKMDRARFVTDIAPASETAAGMDQVRFTVSTNPGTPLGPLDRIASGGEMARFALAIKVALAARTQSVMVFDEVDQGVGGAVAAAVGRRLAKLSETAQVFVVTHSPQVAAAADHQFRIEKTSADATTTTQVHAISESEREEEIARMLAGATITDAARAAARQLMDPTA; translated from the coding sequence ATGCTCAACGGCCTGTCTGTCCGCAATGTCGTCCTGATCGAAAGCCTCGATTTGACCTTCGAAGCGGGGCTGACTGCGCTGACGGGTGAAACCGGGGCCGGGAAGTCCATTCTGCTCGACGCATTGGGTATGGCTGCCGGGGCGCGGTCTGATCGCGGTCTGGTCCGGGCCGGAACCGACAAGGCCTCGACGACGGCCAGTTTCACATTGTCCGCAGATCACCCTGTCTGGGGACTCCTGTCCGACAATGACATTGACGGCGATGCGGCAGAGGATTTGCGCCTGAAACGTGTCGTGTCTGCGGATGGCCGTTCACGGGCCTATGTCAATGACCAGCTGGTGGGCGTCAAAGTCCTGTCTCGCATCGGACTGCTGTTGCTGGAAGTCCATGGTCAGCATGACGGACGTGGACTGCTGGATCCGCAGACGCATATGGGGTTGCTCGATATGTTTGGCGGCTATGACGACGTCTTGCTGACCGTGTGGAGCGCGTTTCAGGACCGGCGCGACACCCAGACGAAACTCGACACATTGCTGGCGCGACAAGCCAAGGCCGGGGACGACAGGGACTTTCTCGTCGCGGCCATGGCGGAACTCGACAGGCTCGATCCGCGCGCAGACGAAGAGGATGCGCTGGTCGAGCAGCGCCGCTTTCTGCAAGGGGCTGAAGGGGCGCTGACCGAGCTAACGGCCGCGCAAGATACGCTCGGTGAAGGGGGAGAATTCGAACAGCGTCTGACGCGCGCTTTGAGCGGGATCGAACGCGTGCGGGCGAAGTTTGGCGACGGGGAAGGCCGTGCGGCCACAACACTGCAGGCCGCTGCCGATGGTCTGGAAAGAGCGCTGCTGGAAACCAATGAAGCGCGCGCCGCGGTCGGTCACGCCGCCGAAACATTCGATGTCGAGCCCGGAAAGCTTGAACAGGTCGAGGAGCGTTTGTTCGCCCTGCGGGCGGCGTCGCGAAAATATGGTGTTCCGATCGGGCAGCTCATCGGCAAGCGGGCTGCATTCGCACAGGAACTAAGTGACATCGAAACAGTCGATGCCGATATTCAGGCCGTGAAGGCGGCACGGGACGCTGCGAAGCAGCGTTATGATCAGGCCGCGGGGACATTGACGGCAGCGCGGCAAAAGGCGGCCCATTTGCTGGATAAGGCTGTGGCGACCGAACTGCCGCCCCTGAAGATGGACCGGGCCCGATTTGTCACGGACATTGCGCCAGCCTCGGAAACGGCGGCTGGAATGGATCAGGTTCGTTTCACCGTGTCGACCAATCCGGGCACGCCGCTGGGGCCTCTCGACCGGATTGCATCTGGCGGCGAAATGGCGCGCTTTGCATTGGCGATCAAGGTCGCGCTGGCCGCGCGGACGCAAAGCGTAATGGTCTTTGACGAAGTTGATCAGGGTGTTGGCGGCGCCGTTGCGGCGGCGGTCGGGCGGCGTCTGGCCAAACTGTCCGAAACGGCGCAGGTTTTCGTCGTGACGCATAGTCCTCAGGTCGCAGCAGCAGCTGACCATCAGTTCCGCATCGAAAAGACCTCCGCCGACGCGACGACGACGACGCAAGTCCACGCCATTTCGGAGTCCGAACGCGAAGAAGAGATTGCCCGCATGCTGGCTGGCGCCACGATTACCGATGCGGCCCGGGCGGCGGCGCGGCAATTGATGGACCCGACAGCATGA
- a CDS encoding outer membrane protein assembly factor BamD yields MTSTLIKGLLALSAVMVLSACSTLGIGGDRGERLAYIERPAELIYNEAVERLEKGRWDEAKLFFEEVERQHPFSEWARRALLMSSYASYRAADYEDSIATAQRYIGLHPGSDSAPYAYYLIAINFYDQIYDVGRDQETTVNAASALQQVVRRYPESDYARDARLKLELTQDHLAGKEMSVGRFYLRQNQPLAAIIRFKNVVRDYDTTSQVEEAMHRMVEAYVTLGVIEEARKVGSVLGYNYPQSEWYADSYALLAEYGVDLDDEITKPRDRGYFERLRDRLF; encoded by the coding sequence ATGACCTCAACACTTATAAAAGGCCTGCTGGCATTATCGGCCGTCATGGTGCTTTCGGCATGCTCGACCCTTGGTATCGGCGGCGACAGGGGTGAGCGGCTGGCTTATATCGAGCGCCCTGCGGAACTGATCTATAACGAGGCCGTGGAACGACTCGAAAAGGGGCGCTGGGATGAAGCCAAGCTCTTTTTCGAAGAAGTCGAACGTCAGCACCCATTTTCGGAATGGGCGCGTCGGGCGCTGTTGATGAGTTCCTATGCTTCCTATCGGGCTGCTGATTACGAAGACAGTATTGCGACGGCGCAGCGCTATATCGGCCTGCATCCCGGCTCCGATTCTGCGCCTTACGCCTACTATCTGATTGCCATCAATTTCTATGACCAGATCTATGATGTCGGTCGGGATCAGGAAACGACTGTGAATGCGGCCTCCGCTTTGCAGCAGGTTGTCCGTCGCTACCCGGAATCCGATTATGCGCGCGACGCGCGTCTGAAACTGGAACTGACGCAGGACCACTTGGCCGGTAAGGAAATGTCCGTGGGCCGCTTCTATCTGCGCCAGAACCAGCCGCTTGCCGCCATCATACGGTTCAAGAATGTCGTACGCGACTATGATACGACGTCACAGGTGGAAGAGGCCATGCACCGCATGGTCGAGGCCTATGTGACGCTGGGCGTCATCGAAGAGGCCCGCAAAGTGGGCTCCGTACTCGGCTATAACTACCCGCAGAGCGAATGGTACGCAGACAGCTACGCGCTGCTGGCGGAATATGGTGTCGATCTGGACGACGAGATCACCAAACCCCGTGATCGCGGTTATTTTGAGAGGCTCCGCGACCGTCTCTTCTAG
- the lpxC gene encoding UDP-3-O-acyl-N-acetylglucosamine deacetylase, producing the protein MANVRRQSTLRAPAVCAGISLHGGQQTRLVMTPAAPDTGLMFRRSDITDRDNLIPVTPESVTGVRNCTTISNAAGIGVSTIEHLIAALCAAGVDNLLIELDGPELPALDGSAEPFLKLIEQVGLERQAAARRYVRILKPIEVSDGYGSARIEPCDAFELDVTIDFDDPAIGRQRLQIAPDVRAFRERLASARTFARMHEVAALQEAGLSKGGSLDNAVVVEDGAVLNPGGLRFDDEFVRHKALDLMGDMYLGGPILGRVTTVKSGHGLNHDLLTKLFATGDAWDYVSLPGTKAIIAMMKARLRDLTGPNSAIAVPA; encoded by the coding sequence ATGGCCAATGTCAGACGACAATCTACGCTTCGCGCTCCGGCAGTCTGCGCCGGTATTTCGCTTCATGGCGGACAGCAGACGCGATTGGTGATGACGCCTGCTGCGCCCGATACGGGTCTGATGTTCCGTCGCAGCGACATTACGGACCGCGACAATCTGATTCCGGTCACGCCTGAATCCGTTACGGGCGTCCGGAACTGCACGACCATTTCCAATGCAGCCGGAATTGGAGTCTCCACGATCGAACACCTTATCGCCGCTCTATGCGCAGCCGGGGTCGATAATCTTCTGATCGAACTTGATGGGCCTGAACTGCCGGCGCTCGATGGCTCGGCGGAACCCTTTTTGAAACTGATCGAACAGGTCGGCCTTGAGCGTCAGGCGGCGGCTCGTCGTTACGTCCGTATCCTGAAACCGATCGAAGTATCCGACGGCTACGGGTCGGCTCGGATCGAGCCCTGTGATGCGTTCGAGCTGGATGTGACGATCGACTTTGACGATCCGGCCATCGGGCGACAGCGTCTGCAAATCGCACCAGACGTCCGGGCCTTTCGTGAACGACTGGCGTCGGCGCGGACCTTTGCCCGCATGCATGAGGTCGCCGCCCTGCAAGAGGCCGGTCTGTCCAAGGGCGGCTCGCTGGATAATGCGGTCGTGGTCGAAGATGGCGCTGTTCTCAATCCCGGCGGTCTGCGCTTCGATGATGAATTCGTTCGCCACAAGGCTTTGGACCTGATGGGCGACATGTATCTTGGCGGTCCCATTCTGGGCCGGGTCACGACTGTAAAATCGGGTCACGGTCTCAACCATGATCTGCTGACCAAATTGTTCGCGACGGGTGATGCCTGGGATTATGTGTCCTTGCCGGGGACGAAGGCGATTATTGCCATGATGAAGGCCAGATTGCGCGATTTGACCGGGCCGAACTCTGCGATTGCCGTTCCGGCTTAA